In Sulfitobacter sp. OXR-159, one DNA window encodes the following:
- a CDS encoding H-type lectin domain-containing protein: MKRLRTHTIGVDSGDVMLFSEFEDGGSMWTGEGQRERRRRISFSEPFREPPHVQVSMSLWDIDASTVTRADIGAEAVTESGFDMVFRTWGDTRVARARLAWTAIGAVGGDDDWVVG, encoded by the coding sequence ATGAAACGACTTCGCACCCATACGATCGGCGTGGACAGTGGCGATGTCATGCTGTTCTCTGAGTTCGAAGACGGCGGATCGATGTGGACGGGCGAGGGCCAGCGCGAACGCCGCCGCCGGATCAGCTTTTCAGAACCCTTCCGGGAGCCGCCGCATGTTCAGGTGAGCATGTCGCTTTGGGACATCGACGCCAGCACCGTCACCCGCGCCGATATCGGCGCCGAGGCGGTGACCGAGAGCGGCTTTGACATGGTGTTCCGCACATGGGGCGACACCCGCGTTGCACGGGCGCGTTTGGCATGGACAGCGATTGGCGCGGTGGGGGGGGATGACGACTGGGTCGTCGGCTAG
- a CDS encoding F0F1 ATP synthase subunit gamma — MPNLKDLKNRIASVKSTRKITKAMQMVAAAKLRRAQEAAEASRPYTERFNAVMAGLAASVGGSDSAPKLLSGTGEDKVHLLVVMTAERGLCGGFNSNIAKKAKAHARELLAQGKEVKILTVGKKGRDALRRDLGDHLVGHVDLSEVKKIGYGDAQNIAQDVLNRFDAGEFDVATIFYAKFVNVVMQTPTAQQIIPAKFEADADEDSGASTLFDYEPSEEAVLADLLPRGVATAIFSALLENGASEQGARMSAMDNATRNAGEMIDKLTIQYNRSRQAVITNELIEIISGAEAL; from the coding sequence GGACCTGAAGAACAGGATCGCGTCGGTCAAATCGACCCGCAAGATCACCAAGGCCATGCAAATGGTTGCCGCGGCGAAACTTCGCCGCGCGCAGGAGGCTGCCGAGGCTTCGCGTCCCTATACTGAGCGGTTCAATGCCGTGATGGCAGGGCTCGCGGCCAGTGTCGGCGGCTCCGACAGCGCGCCCAAGCTGCTCAGCGGCACGGGTGAAGACAAAGTGCATCTGCTGGTGGTCATGACCGCCGAACGCGGGCTGTGCGGCGGCTTCAACAGCAACATCGCGAAGAAGGCGAAAGCCCATGCGCGTGAACTGCTGGCCCAGGGCAAAGAGGTGAAAATCCTCACCGTTGGCAAAAAAGGCCGTGATGCGCTGCGGCGTGACTTGGGCGACCATCTGGTCGGTCACGTTGACCTCAGCGAAGTCAAAAAGATCGGCTATGGTGATGCGCAAAACATCGCGCAGGACGTGCTAAACCGCTTTGACGCGGGCGAATTTGACGTGGCGACGATCTTCTATGCGAAGTTCGTGAACGTGGTGATGCAGACGCCGACGGCGCAGCAGATCATCCCGGCCAAATTCGAAGCAGACGCGGACGAAGACAGCGGTGCGTCCACATTGTTCGACTATGAACCCAGCGAAGAGGCGGTCTTGGCCGACCTTCTGCCGCGCGGGGTCGCCACGGCGATCTTCTCGGCTCTGCTGGAGAATGGCGCGTCCGAGCAGGGTGCGCGGATGTCGGCGATGGACAACGCCACACGCAACGCGGGTGAGATGATCGACAAACTGACCATCCAGTACAACCGCTCGCGTCAGGCTGTCATCACCAACGAGCTGATCGAAATCATTTCCGGCGCGGAAGCGCTGTAA
- the atpD gene encoding F0F1 ATP synthase subunit beta codes for MANAVGKITQVIGAVVDVQFEGDLPEILNALHTENQGKTLVLEVAQHLGENTVRAIAMDATEGLVRGQAVTDTGDQIRVPVGNATLGRIMNVTGDAVDEQGPVNSDATRAIHGEAPEFAEQSTETQILVTGIKVIDLLAPYTKGGKIGLFGGAGVGKTVLIMELINNIAKVHSGLSVFAGVGERTREGNDLYHEMIESGVIVPDNLVDSKIALVYGQMNEPPGARMRIALTGLTLAEQFRDESGSDVLFFVDNIFRFTQAGSEVSALLGRIPSAVGYQPTLATDMGVMQERIASTKSGSITSVQAVYVPADDLTDPAPATSFAHLDATTVLDRSISEKGIYPAVDPLGSTSRLLDPLIIGDEHYKVATDVQQVLQRYKSLQDIIAILGMDELSEEDKLTVARARKIERFLSQPFDVAKVFTGSDGVQVPLEETIASFKAVVAGEYDHLPEGAFYMVGGIEDVKAKAEKMAADAA; via the coding sequence ATGGCAAATGCTGTCGGTAAAATCACACAGGTCATCGGCGCTGTCGTTGACGTTCAATTCGAAGGCGACCTGCCGGAGATTCTCAACGCGCTGCACACCGAAAACCAGGGCAAAACGCTGGTTCTCGAAGTGGCGCAGCACCTTGGCGAAAACACGGTTCGCGCCATCGCGATGGACGCGACCGAAGGTCTGGTGCGCGGTCAGGCCGTGACAGACACAGGCGACCAGATCCGCGTGCCCGTGGGCAACGCCACACTGGGCCGTATCATGAACGTCACCGGCGACGCGGTTGACGAACAGGGTCCGGTAAACTCTGACGCGACACGCGCCATTCACGGCGAAGCGCCTGAGTTCGCTGAGCAGTCCACCGAGACACAAATCCTCGTGACAGGCATCAAGGTCATCGACCTTCTGGCGCCTTACACCAAGGGTGGTAAAATTGGTCTCTTCGGCGGTGCCGGCGTGGGCAAGACGGTTCTCATCATGGAACTGATCAACAACATCGCCAAAGTGCACTCCGGTCTGTCGGTGTTCGCGGGCGTGGGTGAGCGTACCCGTGAGGGCAACGACCTTTACCACGAGATGATCGAATCCGGCGTTATCGTCCCTGACAACCTCGTCGATTCGAAAATTGCGCTGGTCTACGGTCAGATGAACGAACCTCCCGGTGCGCGGATGCGGATCGCCCTGACCGGCCTGACACTGGCCGAGCAGTTCCGCGACGAATCCGGTTCCGACGTTCTGTTCTTCGTCGACAACATCTTCCGCTTCACGCAGGCCGGTTCCGAAGTGTCCGCTCTGCTGGGCCGTATTCCTTCGGCTGTGGGCTACCAGCCAACGCTGGCGACCGACATGGGCGTGATGCAGGAGCGGATTGCGTCGACCAAATCCGGTTCGATCACCTCCGTGCAGGCCGTCTACGTCCCTGCGGATGACCTTACCGACCCGGCGCCTGCGACCTCCTTTGCGCACCTCGACGCGACAACGGTTCTCGACCGTTCGATCTCGGAAAAGGGCATCTACCCGGCGGTTGACCCGCTTGGCTCCACCTCGCGTCTGCTCGACCCGCTGATCATCGGCGACGAGCACTACAAGGTGGCGACAGACGTGCAGCAGGTGCTTCAGCGCTACAAATCGCTTCAGGACATCATCGCCATTCTCGGCATGGATGAACTGAGCGAAGAAGACAAACTGACCGTGGCACGTGCGCGTAAGATCGAGCGTTTCCTCAGCCAGCCCTTCGACGTGGCGAAAGTGTTCACAGGCTCCGACGGTGTTCAGGTGCCGCTGGAAGAAACCATCGCGTCGTTCAAGGCCGTGGTTGCCGGTGAGTACGATCACCTGCCCGAAGGTGCCTTCTACATGGTTGGTGGCATCGAAGACGTGAAGGCGAAAGCCGAGAAAATGGCGGCAGACGCCGCTTAA
- a CDS encoding F0F1 ATP synthase subunit epsilon: MADTMQFDLVSPERRLASMQVTAVQIPGTEGDMTAMADHAPTITTLRPGLLRVEGPEGTSEYVVTGGFAEIGGQGGVSVLAERAVARADMTQEQMDSMVAEAHAVYTRAKDNWENEPGPVDDAAKLLADMVAVGDHIGLSSKQPSL, translated from the coding sequence ATGGCAGACACAATGCAATTCGACCTCGTTTCGCCGGAACGGCGGCTGGCATCGATGCAGGTGACGGCCGTGCAAATTCCGGGCACTGAGGGTGACATGACGGCCATGGCCGATCATGCACCCACCATCACCACCCTGCGTCCGGGCCTTCTGCGCGTGGAAGGGCCGGAGGGCACGTCTGAATATGTCGTGACCGGCGGTTTCGCCGAAATCGGCGGTCAGGGCGGCGTGTCTGTGCTGGCGGAACGTGCCGTGGCGCGTGCCGACATGACGCAGGAACAGATGGACAGCATGGTGGCAGAGGCGCATGCCGTCTACACCCGCGCCAAGGACAACTGGGAAAACGAACCCGGTCCCGTGGATGACGCAGCCAAGCTTCTGGCCGATATGGTTGCCGTTGGCGATCACATCGGATTGTCGAGCAAACAGCCCAGCCTGTAA
- a CDS encoding ribose-phosphate pyrophosphokinase, translated as MPRTSEPKLISGNANMPLAKAIARRMSLHRGVNVGLVDARVERFNDGEIFVEVYENVRGEDMFIIQPTSNPANDNLMELMIMADALRRSSAARVTAVLPYFGYARQDRRTKARTPITAKMVANMLTGSGIERILTMDLHAAQIQGFFDIPVDNLYASPIFALDIKDAFKDQMDDLMVVSPDVGGVARARELAKRINSPLSIVDKRREKAGEVAEMTVIGDVKGKTCLIVDDICDTAGTLCKAAEVLLENGAKEVHSYITHGVMSGPAVERVENSVMKSLVITDSIAPTPAIKKAPNIRIVPTAPMFAQAILNIWNGTSVSSLFEAETLGPIYDGMYAAN; from the coding sequence ATGCCACGCACTTCAGAACCAAAACTGATCTCAGGCAATGCCAATATGCCGCTTGCCAAGGCCATCGCGCGGCGCATGTCGCTGCATCGCGGCGTTAACGTGGGGCTCGTCGATGCGCGGGTCGAACGGTTCAACGACGGCGAGATTTTCGTCGAAGTTTATGAGAACGTGCGCGGCGAGGATATGTTCATCATCCAGCCCACGTCGAACCCCGCGAACGACAACCTGATGGAACTGATGATCATGGCCGACGCGCTGCGCCGGTCCTCGGCGGCGCGTGTGACGGCCGTTTTGCCCTACTTCGGCTATGCCCGGCAGGACCGCCGCACCAAAGCCCGGACGCCGATCACCGCCAAGATGGTCGCCAATATGCTGACCGGCAGCGGTATTGAACGGATCCTGACGATGGACCTGCATGCGGCGCAGATTCAGGGCTTCTTCGATATCCCGGTCGACAACCTCTACGCCTCGCCGATCTTTGCACTGGATATCAAGGACGCCTTTAAGGACCAGATGGACGATCTGATGGTCGTCAGCCCCGATGTGGGCGGCGTGGCCCGTGCGCGTGAACTGGCCAAGCGGATCAACTCCCCCCTGTCGATCGTCGACAAACGCCGCGAGAAGGCGGGCGAAGTGGCCGAGATGACCGTGATCGGCGACGTGAAGGGCAAGACTTGCCTGATCGTGGACGACATCTGCGACACCGCAGGCACGCTGTGCAAAGCTGCCGAAGTCCTGCTGGAGAATGGCGCGAAGGAAGTGCACTCCTACATCACCCACGGTGTCATGTCCGGCCCTGCGGTTGAGCGGGTCGAGAACTCGGTCATGAAATCGCTGGTCATCACCGACAGCATCGCGCCGACCCCTGCGATCAAGAAGGCGCCGAACATCCGCATCGTCCCGACCGCGCCGATGTTTGCCCAAGCGATCTTGAACATCTGGAACGGCACCTCGGTCTCTTCGCTGTTCGAGGCGGAAACGCTCGGCCCGATCTATGACGGGATGTACGCGGCAAACTAA